AGATCATGTTTGGTGATGGCGACGCTTTTCGCCGGAGATCTAGGGCATCAGAAGGATAATCCATTCGATACGAAATCGCTCAACGATTGGACCCCAGCCGTCATCCCCGGCCACCCTTCATGGACTTGGAATAATGCCGACTACAATTATCGGTATATGAAATTCCGATAATGTCATTCCGAAAGCAACATTTACGCCGACATGGGCGACCTGATATATGTGGACTGGACTTCCGACGGCACGATTGACCACTCGATGATAATTACCTAGGCAAACCGCAGTTTCCCGCCAGGCGGGTTAATTGTTTTTAACAGCTATATCAGTCAAAAAACAAACAATAGGCACAACATCCCTCTCAAGACGGAGGTAAGCATCGCAGTCAAGACTCATCCACACATCACCTGGTACGGTCTTTCCAAAAACTGGAAAGCCTGGACTCCGAATGGAAGCTCATCCGTTGCCATGTTCGGTAGTGACCCAGCCAGTGCCGTCCTCTGATTTTTGTGGATTGTACGTCAATAGGTACACATAGGTGTCAGCTGGCGACATTGAAGATGTTTGTTCGTTGAAGGAATAGCACCGGTATGACATAAGGAACTGCGCCTCACTTCCATACCTATTCAAAATTTGCTCTCTTTCGAAAGATTGACCATTGTAGGAGCCGTCTCCGGAATAACTGATATGGGTAATCGCGCAACCTCGCATGAATGACACATCATTTTCGATATGCCTGGCTCCCTGTTTCAAAACGCGCTGACTGAATAAAGAGGAGCCAGGTATTTTTATATCAGTATGCGCGGTATCAACTGCAGGCTGGAAAAGTGTGTATCCGGTCATTTTCTCATATACCTTTGGATACAGCATCGCACCGGAAAATAAGGCGATCACTAGTATGAGAGCAATTACAATGGCCCTGCGAGAGCCCCGTCTTTCCCTGATCACATTTCCCTCCCTACATAACATGTTAAACATAGGCTCAGGAACCTTCTCATTCTCATGAAGATTGTTTCTGATTCTGGAAGATGTTTTGTAAGACGCGTGTCTGTTCCCGGGATCGAGAAACTTTGTGTTCATGCGGAAACCGGCAAGAAAGAAAGGAACGAACGCCTATCCGCTGATACATCGGGCGATGGTGCGGGTGATAAGGCATTGCCGTCAGATCGTTCCGCCATGCACGAAGGTGATCGCACGCAAAGATTCCAGTACCATCCTGCTCAATTCTCAGCAAGGCAATGAATAGTGCCGGTCGCCCCATCGCACAAAGCGACATGGATATTGTGACGCTTATAAAAGGAGGTTTCTGCGATGAATAGTGATTACGTCTGTATGCGTGTTGCATTCTGCTGGCATCTTTCACGGCTTTGATTGCGATGAGCATCGCTCTTGGCATGCTTCCTTTTACGCTGCGTGCCTGCCCTTGGTTTTCTTGTGGGTTGATGCTTCGGTCCTGGTGCTGGTCCTGGTGCTGGTCCTGGTGCTGGTGCTGGCAGTGGCGGGGTTATACTGGGGGCGTATTTCTTGCAGAGTGTCCAATACTGGGGAAGTGTTGCAATGAAGGCCATTGTGTTTCGTGACTGGCGTTTCTATAACAGGCCCACGAGGTGGGCCATGATCGTGGCCGTGCCGATTCTGGTGATGATGGTGCAGGCGGGGTTCGCGGTGGCGTTTCCTTTTGGCCATGACACCCCACTTCTTATGGCTGCGTTTTTTGTTGCCTGCGGTTCCTATATGGCGTATGTTCCGGCGTCTCTGGCGGTGGCTGCGGTGTTGGAGGATGTGGCTTCTGGTGTGGTGGTGTCGGTGCATCTGGCTGGCATGGGCATGTGGCGGTATCTGCTGTCGAAGATGGTGCTGCCTCTGGCGTTCACGCTTGCGGGTTCGCTGCTGGATCTGGCGTACATGTGGTATGGGGGCGTGCTCACAGCGGGGGTGATTCCTGGCGTGGCGATCAGCGTGTCCATGCTGGCCGTGGGCACCCTGTCTCTGCTGCCGTTCTGCATGGGTACCGTCCCCGAGCGGGCGCATGGCAAGCAGAACAGTCTGAATTTTCTGCAGATTATCATCATGCTGCTGTTCATGGGACTGGCGTTTGTGGGTGAGATCAACAGCACATTGGTGTTGTATGGCGTGTGTGTGGCACTACCCCTGTTGCTTGCGGCTGCTGGCATGGTGGTGACGGTGATTCGTCTCAATCGCATGTATCCGAACACGGTCGTGGACATGCAGAAGGCTGGCCTGGACTGATGGTCTTGTCTGACTCGTTTGTGGAGGGAAATTCATGGCGCAACGTGATCTTGATTTCAGCGGTGCTCTTACCATAGGTGAAAGATATGCCGCCATGAAAAAATGTCTCTTCCAGACAAAATGCTTGAGGATGAATCTTCAAAGATTGATTTGCCGGGTGTCTTGACGTCAGATGATCTTGCCGAGATGAATAGACTGCGTGGCTATGATGATGACCTGTACAGGGTGAGTGTCACGGAGACGGTTCCTTTACTGGGTGCTGGGGGAGTTGGATCGAATTCACCGCAGTGGCTTCAGCTGCTGCATTCAGTGCTGGACGGTCGGAAGCAAAAACGGGATGCAGTCGGGGAAACCTGCACGGATGATGGTTTCGGGAGGCTTCTCACTCCGTTTGCGGATTATGCGACTGATAAGCTGGGAGCCTGCCTGGAACGGATGGATTTCATAGGCGACGCGGCGGCTGTCCTGGATGAGGTGCGGGACGCTCTCCTTGAACGTCTGGTCGAGATGTCTCTGAAGACCGAGGTTCTCGAAATGAACCGGGAACGCGTGTCCGGCTCTTTGAACGGAGACACCAGTGCAGAGCGGCAGGAATCGTTTTTCGACCTGCTGTCTCAGCCAGGGTATCGTCAATCGTTTTCACCCAGTATCCTGCCCTCGCCCGATTTGTAGCGGAAGTCACCCTGAATTTTATTATCCCGGTCAGGACTATAACTATCGCAGCGGCAAGCATATGGTTGCTGATGAAGTCTTGTTCCAGCACACGTTAGGCAAGATTCCGTAGCGCATGTGTAGTTCTCTTGGTGCTTGATCGCTCAGCAGATTGACAATTTTCTTCACTGTGACATTCCAGTCGGGTATGGGGCACGTGGATACTGTAACAGTCGAATCTGGCAGTGGATGACGAAACGCATGGTGGAGCGTCCGTTGCATGAGCCTGATTCCGTTGGTTTGTAACGGTTTGTGGCGGTAGGGTAGTCGGTGTATTCGAGAGCAGGGGTCGGATGGTGGGGATTTTGAGGGTTTCGCGTGGTAGAGCGTGTGTTTTTGTGGCGTTGAGTGCGGTATTGGCTGCGTTCGTGGTTGGTGATTCGTTTGTGGTCAAGGCCATCATTGCGAGTGTCGAGGCGTCTGACTGGTCTCGTTTCAGGCTGATTGCAATGTTCGCGGTGGTGTATGCGATTGCGCATGGTGGCGTGTATCTGTGGCAGCAGCTGTTCACGGAGCATTTTGCGAATGCGGTGGTGGCGCAGTTGCGGGAGCGTCTGTTTCATCGGGTCGCGGCGATGCCGTTAAAGGATGCGGTGGATACGTCTCCTGACTTGTATTTTTCCACGTTGACCGCGCAGATTGACAGTGTGAAGCGTGATCTGATCGATGTGGTGCTGTGGGGTGCGTATCTGCTGTTCCAGCTGGTGTTTTCGGTGGTGGCGGTGCTGGCGATCAATCCCACGCTGGGCGTGGTGGCATTGCTGCTATGCGTTCCGATGTCGCTGGTGCCTGTGGTGTCGAAGCGTTTCGTGGTCAAGGCGCGCACGAGGGTGGCTGCCGGTGTTGACGCGTTGAATACGGTGACTGGTGATTTGTTGCATGGGGTCAGTGATTGGCGTTTGGCTGGCAGGAGTGTGCAGGCGCAGCGTCGTTTCGCTGGATTGAATGGGCGGTGGCGTGAGGCGTCCGATCATGATGCGACGGTGCAGAAGGCCGCGGATTCGGCGAATAATTTCATGACGAATGTGTTGATTTTTGGCGTGTGGATTATCGGTGGTCTGCTGATTATGCGAGGTAGCATGAGCGTTGCTCAGGTGGTGGCGTTCTTTAGTCTGATTGGTAATATTTCGGTTCCGTTGTTTTACATGTCGGGGTTGTTCTCGCAGTTCAATGCGGGGCGTGCCGTGCTGCGCAAGATCAATGAAACGATTCCTGATACGGCTCATCGGGCGCAGTTGGTCAGCGATGTGCGGCGGGATGCTCAGGGGCCGAAGACGGCCATTGATGCACGATCAGATGATTCGCGACGGGGTATGGCGTCTGTTGAACGCTCCAGTCTACGTTCAATTGCCTATCGAAATGTGGCGTTTCATGCTGATGATGCTCATGTTCGGACGCCATTTTCTCTATCGTTGGACACGAGCAAACGGTATCTGGTTGTTGGCCCGAGTGGCGCGGGCAAGTCGTCGCTGATTCGCCCGCTATTTGGTTTGGACAGCGATTATACGGGCGAGATTCTGGTCGACGGGCATTCAGTGAGGGACATTCCGGCTGACAGGCTGATTGATCGGGTCGGCCTGCTGTCGCAGTCGAGTCATATTTTTCACGCGTCGATTCGTGAGAATGTGCGTCTGATGGATGACACGGTCGATGACCGCGCGATCCTTGATGCGTGCGACGCCGCCTCCATCGGCGGATGGGTGCGCGAGCAGGGTCTGGACTACGTGCTCGATGACCGGCTGCGCACCATGTCGGGAGGGGAGCGCCAGCGCATCCTGCTGGCCCGCATGCTGGTGCGGGGGCGGCGCTTCTGCGTGTTCGACGAGCTGACGACCGGACTTGACAATCGCAACGCCGGACAGGTCGAGGCCACCATCTTCCGCGCGATCCCTGGATTCGTGTACATCACCCACCGGCTGAACGCCACGGTGCTGGAACGTGCCGATGAGATCATCGTCATGGACGGGCTCACCGTCAGCGCCGCTGGGAGCTATCAACAGGTGCTGCCCACCCTGAACAGGCTCAAGCTCGTAGCTCAGCCGGATGCTGCGGGAGAAACCGTCACGCATCCCGACGACGACGGTTCCGTCAGGGAATGAGCGAGAAGACGGGCATGCTGTGCAGGTCGATCATGTTGTGACCGTGCAGGATGCCTGG
This Bifidobacterium sp. WK041_4_12 DNA region includes the following protein-coding sequences:
- a CDS encoding ATP-binding cassette domain-containing protein; protein product: MVGILRVSRGRACVFVALSAVLAAFVVGDSFVVKAIIASVEASDWSRFRLIAMFAVVYAIAHGGVYLWQQLFTEHFANAVVAQLRERLFHRVAAMPLKDAVDTSPDLYFSTLTAQIDSVKRDLIDVVLWGAYLLFQLVFSVVAVLAINPTLGVVALLLCVPMSLVPVVSKRFVVKARTRVAAGVDALNTVTGDLLHGVSDWRLAGRSVQAQRRFAGLNGRWREASDHDATVQKAADSANNFMTNVLIFGVWIIGGLLIMRGSMSVAQVVAFFSLIGNISVPLFYMSGLFSQFNAGRAVLRKINETIPDTAHRAQLVSDVRRDAQGPKTAIDARSDDSRRGMASVERSSLRSIAYRNVAFHADDAHVRTPFSLSLDTSKRYLVVGPSGAGKSSLIRPLFGLDSDYTGEILVDGHSVRDIPADRLIDRVGLLSQSSHIFHASIRENVRLMDDTVDDRAILDACDAASIGGWVREQGLDYVLDDRLRTMSGGERQRILLARMLVRGRRFCVFDELTTGLDNRNAGQVEATIFRAIPGFVYITHRLNATVLERADEIIVMDGLTVSAAGSYQQVLPTLNRLKLVAQPDAAGETVTHPDDDGSVRE